One Natator depressus isolate rNatDep1 chromosome 3, rNatDep2.hap1, whole genome shotgun sequence DNA segment encodes these proteins:
- the LOC141983799 gene encoding uncharacterized protein LOC141983799 has translation MKDRGHNRDPKQCRVKLKELRQAYQKTREANGRSGSEPQTCRFYDELHAILGGSATTTPAVLFDSFNGDGGNTEAGFGDEEDDDDDEVVDSSQQASGETGFPDSQELFLTLDLEPVPPEPTQGCLLDPAGGEGTSAACVSMITGSSPSQRLVKIRKKKKRTRDEMFSELMLSSHTDRAQTNAWRQIMSDCRKAQNDQEERWRAEESKWRAEESKWRAEERAEARMWRQRDERRQDSMLRLLEDQTSMFQCMVELQQRQLEHRLPLQPLCNQPPSSPSSIASTPRRPRTRWGGHRPTSHSTTEDCPKKRRLSFNKF, from the exons atgaaggacagaggccataacagggacccgaagcagtgccgcgtgaaactgaaggagctgaggcaagcctaccagaaaaccagagaggcgaacggccgctccgggtcagagccccaaacatgccgcttctatgatgagctgcatgccattttagggggttcagccaccactaccccagccgtgttgtttgactccttcaatggagatggaggcaatacggaagcaggttttggggacgaagaagatgatgatgatgacgaggttgtagatagctcacagcaagcaagcggagaaaccggttttcccgacagccaggaactgtttctaaccctggacctggagccagtaccccctgaacccacccaaggctgcctcctggacccagcaggcggagaagggacctccg ctgcatgtgtttcaatgatcacaggatcttctccttcccagaggctagtgaagattagaaagaaaaaaaaacgcactcgagatgaaatgttctccgagctcatgctgtcctcccacactgacagagcacagacgaatgcgtggaggcaaataatgtcagactgcaggaaagcacaaaatgaccaggaggagaggtggcgggctgaagagagtaagtggcgggctgaagagagtaagtggcgggctgaagagagggctgaagctcgaatgtggcgacagcgtgatgagaggaggcaggattcaatgctgaggctgctggaggaccaaaccagtatgttccagtgtatggttgagctgcagcaaaggcagctggagcacagactgccactacagcccctgtgtaaccaaccgccctcctccccaagttccatagcctccacacccagacgcccaagaacgcggtggggtggccaccggccaaccagccactccaccacagaggattgccccaaaaaaagaaggctttcattcaataaattttaa